One window of the Betaproteobacteria bacterium genome contains the following:
- a CDS encoding prepilin peptidase: MDVIDAFRAQPWFFVGTVLVIGMMVGSFLNVVIHRLPKMMENDWRQQCVEFLHPEAAETAAEAPKPRYNLVIPRSACPSCGHQISAIENVPIFSYMFLRGKCSACKAPISIRYPVVELLTGLATAYAAWRFGVTWTTAFAILYIWALVALTFIDADTTLLPDDITLPLLWLGLLVNLGGMFADAQSAVVGAVAGYLILWIVYWGFKLLTGKEGMGYGDFKLLAAIGAWLGWQMLPLVILLSAVVGTVVGIAGILLRGRERGAKLPFGPYLAAAGFIALFWGQKLNMWYLGRMPT; encoded by the coding sequence ATGGATGTTATTGACGCGTTTCGTGCGCAGCCGTGGTTCTTTGTTGGCACAGTGCTGGTCATCGGCATGATGGTAGGGAGTTTCCTGAATGTCGTGATTCATCGCTTGCCAAAGATGATGGAGAACGACTGGCGCCAGCAATGTGTCGAGTTCCTTCATCCCGAGGCCGCCGAAACGGCGGCCGAAGCTCCCAAGCCGCGATACAACCTGGTCATCCCACGATCAGCCTGCCCATCATGCGGCCACCAGATTTCGGCGATCGAAAACGTGCCGATCTTCAGTTATATGTTCCTGCGCGGCAAGTGCTCGGCCTGCAAAGCCCCGATTAGTATCCGTTACCCGGTCGTCGAACTGTTGACAGGGCTCGCGACTGCTTACGCCGCGTGGCGCTTCGGCGTCACGTGGACGACTGCATTTGCCATCTTGTACATTTGGGCGCTGGTGGCTTTGACTTTCATCGATGCAGACACAACCCTCCTGCCGGACGACATTACGCTGCCGCTACTTTGGCTCGGATTGCTCGTCAATCTTGGCGGCATGTTCGCTGACGCACAGTCGGCGGTAGTCGGTGCGGTCGCTGGCTATCTCATTCTCTGGATTGTCTATTGGGGTTTCAAGCTGCTGACAGGCAAGGAGGGGATGGGTTATGGCGATTTCAAATTATTGGCGGCGATCGGCGCATGGCTGGGATGGCAGATGTTGCCATTGGTTATTTTGCTCTCGGCGGTTGTTGGCACGGTTGTCGGTATCGCCGGAATACTGCTGCGCGGCCGCGAACGAGGGGCGAAATTGCCATTTGGGCCCTATCTCGCCGCCGCTGGGTTCATTGCGCTCT
- a CDS encoding type II secretion system F family protein — MATTAASAKESRDVKVYIFTWEGKDRSGKNIKGEMRASGENIVIATLRRQGIANPRVKKQSRGGGKKITDQDITFFSRQLATMMKAGVPLLQSFDIVAKGHSNPSVTRLLLDIKTEVETGSSLAQAFRKYPLYFDNLFCNLVAAGEQAGILDTLLDRLATYKEKILAIKGKIKKALFYPMAILVVAFIVTAVIMIFVIPQFKLLFTSFGADLPAPTQIVMKMSEGFVKYWYIIFGGLGGGIWLFFNTWRRSEKMQFFMDRLMLKIPVFGDLIRKATIARWTRTLSTMFAAGVPLVEALDSVAGAAGNRVYYNATKKIQQEVSTGSSLTVSMQNSGVFPNMVLQMCAIGEESGSLDGMLSKVADFFEREVDDAVDALSSLMEPMIMVVLGVVIGGLVIAMYLPIFKMGQAVA; from the coding sequence ATGGCTACCACAGCAGCTTCAGCGAAAGAATCCCGGGACGTCAAAGTCTACATTTTTACCTGGGAAGGCAAGGATCGGTCCGGGAAAAATATCAAGGGCGAAATGCGGGCATCGGGTGAGAATATCGTCATCGCAACCCTGCGCCGGCAGGGTATTGCCAATCCAAGGGTCAAGAAACAGTCCCGCGGTGGCGGCAAGAAAATCACCGATCAGGACATCACTTTTTTCTCGCGGCAGCTGGCGACAATGATGAAGGCGGGCGTGCCGCTTCTGCAGTCTTTCGATATCGTGGCCAAAGGCCACAGCAATCCATCGGTCACGCGACTGTTGTTGGACATCAAGACGGAAGTCGAGACCGGCAGCAGCCTGGCCCAGGCGTTCCGCAAATATCCGTTGTACTTTGACAATCTGTTCTGCAACCTGGTTGCGGCGGGCGAACAGGCCGGTATTCTTGATACCTTGCTTGATCGGCTGGCCACCTACAAGGAAAAAATCCTCGCCATCAAGGGCAAGATCAAGAAGGCACTCTTCTACCCCATGGCGATCCTGGTGGTGGCGTTCATTGTCACCGCGGTCATCATGATTTTTGTGATTCCGCAGTTCAAGTTGCTCTTCACCAGTTTCGGCGCCGACCTTCCTGCACCGACGCAGATAGTGATGAAAATGTCCGAAGGATTCGTCAAGTATTGGTACATTATTTTTGGCGGGCTGGGTGGTGGAATATGGTTGTTTTTCAACACTTGGCGGCGCTCCGAAAAAATGCAATTCTTCATGGACCGATTGATGCTGAAAATACCGGTTTTTGGCGATCTGATCCGAAAGGCAACTATTGCCCGTTGGACGCGTACCCTCTCGACGATGTTTGCCGCGGGCGTTCCACTGGTTGAAGCGCTGGATTCCGTTGCGGGGGCGGCGGGCAACAGGGTGTACTACAACGCAACCAAGAAGATTCAACAGGAAGTGTCCACCGGTTCCAGTTTGACGGTGTCGATGCAGAATAGCGGCGTGTTTCCGAACATGGTGCTGCAGATGTGCGCGATCGGCGAGGAATCAGGGTCGCTGGATGGCATGTTAAGCAAGGTTGCCGATTTTTTCGAACGTGAAGTCGATGATGCGGTGGACGCGCTGTCGAGTTTGATGGAACCCATGATCATGGTTGTGCTGGGTGTGGTAATCGGCGGCCTTGTTATCGCGATGTACCTGCCGATCTTTAAAATGGGTCAAGCTGTCGCCTGA